The following nucleotide sequence is from Bacteroidales bacterium.
AGGTCAGTTCCAATGTAGAGCGCATCATCAGGTGCTCCATCAGTGTCCTGATAGGCAATACAATTCATGATAATATTGGGCAGAGAACCGGAGATATTTGTCCAGGTTGCACCACCATCCGCGGATCGGTATACCTTTTGTCCGGCAACATAGTTTCCAACGGTAACAAATACATCCAGGCTATTATCCGGGTTAACGACAATCCCGGTAATGGAATTGCCCCCGAGACCTGCTGAAATGCTTGTCCAGGTACCGGCTGCATCATCTGAACGCCAGATTGAAGCTGAAGAAGCTGCATAGATCCTGCTGGTATTACTGGTTCCCATCGCCATAGCACTGCTTCCTGATATACCTGTATTGGTCCAGCTTGATCCTCCGTTCGTGCTCTTATAAACGTCAGTGTAACCCGCATAAATCGTATTTGCATTGGATGGGCTCATGATATAAGGTGTAACCCATGTTCCTGTGGAACCTGCAGGCTGTATTCCTGACCATGTAGCGCCAGCATCTGTTGATTTTATGAGGATGCCGTTTTGCCTGGAATAATACATGATATTGGAATTGCTATGATCAATCATTGCATCCATGCCATCCGCACCTTGAATATGGGTATAGGTGGTTGTGCCGGTCCATTTATTGGATCCATTGTCCTGAGTACCTCCAACAAGCAGGTTGGAGTTTGTTTCAATCCCTGCAATCCTGTACCATTGGGTAATAGCAATCCCTGGTGTTAGGTCGGTCCAGGTAGATCCAAAGTTGGTTGAACGGAAAACTCCGCCATCGCTCACACAATAAAGATAATTGTTAACAGGATTGATTTCAAGTCCATGAATATCGGCATGGGTATAACCAATGGTGTTACCCCTGGTATCCCACCATGATGTTATTGTCCAGTTTGCGCCACCGTCAGTTGAGGCCCAGGTGTTTATCCCGCCTACAATCACATCCAGTGCATCGGTAGTGGAAACGGCCATAGCCAGGTCGTAGGTGGTCTGGTGATCAGAATCGTTCCCTGTTGAAGAATAACCGAGGAGGTTAGGTGTTGTTGCCCGAACTGAAAAGCTGGCACCACTATTGGTAGAGCGGTATACTCCTTTGAAAGCTCCCACCGCTGTAGTAGGGCCTCCGAAAAGGTACACATAGGAGGAGTTAGCCGGAGTAACAGCGATTGAAATCCTGGAGCAACCACTGGGCATACCGGAAGTGATCTGTGTCCAGGTTCCGCCGGTATCTGTTGAACGATAGAAGGTTGATGTACCTGAAACATATACATAAGTGGGATCGCCTGGTTTAAATTCGATGTCACGGTACGAACCACTGAGCACCTCGGTCCATGTTGTGCCGCTGTTTGTGGTCTTAAAAACCCCGATATTGGTTACGGCAAAAAGGATTGAGCTGTTGGTCGGATGCATAATGAGTTTGTATCCTCTCACATTTTCTGAAACAGTCCAGCTAAGTCCTGAACTATACCAGGTCTGACCTCCGTTAATGGTCTTAAGGACACCGATAGAATAGGTATCACCACCATCACCATCACCGGTTAGGAGGTACATGATGTCAGTATTGCCGGGATTGATGGCAATACCGGAAACGCCAAGCCTTGGCATCCCATCGGTTAACGGGGTCCAGGAGGTACCCCCGGTGGTTGTTTTCCATAGTCCGCCTGAAGGTGTTCCAACATAGAAAATGCTGCCATTGGAAGGGTGGAACTCAATGCAGTTGACTCTTCCAACTCCGGGATTCCATCCGGCAAGATTGGTGTAATTGGTAGGACCCAGGGATTCCCAATAGCCAGAAGTGACCAGCGGACTGTCGTTATCGGAGTTGTTAAGGCTTTCCTGGATTTCATTGTAAGCATCCAGGCTCCTGGCTTCGATGTTGGTGATTTTACCATCAGGGGTCAGACGGGTTTGATTAAAATACTCCCATCGTTTCCATTGTTTATAACCGGTACCCTGGCCTTTGTCGCGGGTAGCGTAGTATTCTTCCACGGTGTTCTGAATAGTGGCAAAGTCCTTTGTCGGAGGATCCAGCCACATATCAGAAGGGGCAAAACCCTGTCCGTAAACAAGGCTGCCGACAATCACCGTAAAAAGCGTGATTATTTGTCGTATATATTGTCTCATAACTAAAAGTCTAAAGTTTAGTACTATCTGTTGAACAACAAGCCTGATGATTATTTCCCGGGCGAAGTGCCTTTGGGTTGATCATTCGGACCGCTGATCTCACGATAATTTACCACTTTACCTTTTTCGGGAGAGGCTGGCTGATCATTTGATCCGTTTACTTTCCTGAAATCGGTAACTGTCTTGGGCTTCTGCCCTTCTGGTTGTTCCTGCACTGCAGGACTTTGAGAAGTTTTGGCAGAGGAGCTGGCAGCCTGGCCTTGTTTTGCAAGGGCTGCTCTTTCCTGTTCTTCCTTCAGTGGGTTTTCCACCAGTCCTGCTGTTGGTTTAGCATTGGAACTGCCACAAAACTTCTCAGGGTCTACCCCAAAATCAGCTGAGCGGGAATCCTGCTTAATAACAGGTTTTGAAGGATTATTTTCGCCGGCGTGCAGGAGCATCTCCTTCTGTTCCGGTGTCATTTTAGGATCGAAAGGATCTCCAGGCAGGAATACTGGATCCTGCTGGACAGAAACAGCTGGTTTTTGCTGCTGTTTCCCGGAATCCTGGGCTCGGACTGCAAGTATGCTGCAAGCCAGCAGGATCGTTATCATGAATAATATTCTTGATTTCATTTCAGAGGAAATTTAGGGAAACATGAATGTTTTACCGCTTAATCGAATGCTTGTTAGCTTCATTTTCAGCTTTCAAGGCTTTAACTTCCTGCTGAAGGTCTATAATCAGCTTGTTTTGGTCGATCAGGTGCAGGGTGAGTTCCTCGACCTTTTCAACCAGCCTGGTTTGCATTTCACCGAGGCTGATACCGTTTTTCTCGACTTCCCTCGCTGAAGGGATACCGGGTAGATGTTTGTTGATTTTGATGCTGTTTTCAAGTTCGGGAAGGCTCATCAGCTCGTAGTTTTCGGAGAAAACGTAATCTGGCCAGCTGGAAGTAGCCTGCACCAGCACTTCCGTGCATGCAATTTTGCCATTTACTGACAAGGCATAACCTGTAGCCTGGGTAGAAGTTCCGACCCTGAGGTCGCTGCTGACAACAACATCCCCGGAAAAGTAACCGGCGTAATTATTATCGCCACCGGCAGCAAAACCATAAACTCCGTAAGCTGTTCCACCAGTACCTGAATATCCGTAACCGTAAACCCCTGCTATTGAGCCTGAATAGCCTGCACCATCTGCAAATCCATATACCCCGCGATAACCACCACTGCCATAAACACCGATGCCATAACCGGGCTGAGGCCGGGAATATGCATCAATAGCACGAGTGTCATGAAGAGCGGGTATGTGTGACCTGGGATGTCAGCACATTCGCTGTTGAGTCTGCACCGCCGGTACCACCATTATGTCCCTGGATAAGCATTCTACCCCGCATTTGGGCTGCATAATTTATCAGTGCTCCTTTTGATTCAGCAAAAAGAGCATAATTTGTTGCAGTAGTTGATACACCGTCTGACACGAACAAGCCTGCATAATTTTCTGTGTTGTCATCGTTATTCCAGCCATACACGGCAGTTCCATTGCCTCCTGCATTGGGTTTTATTCCCAATACCCCTGCATTCACAACATCAACAGGTGCACCAAGAGACATTGGCTCCAACACACCAAGCATACCGGTGGCATAAACGAAAGCGCTTTCATCATTCCCCCTGACAGCAGCTTTTCCACTAACATAATTTGTAACATTCAAGCCATAGTTATCCGGATTTGTCAGGCCTATACCTACCCTACCGGCATTGAAGTAAATATCAGCGCCACTCGGTTGCCAGTAATCGTTTGAAGAACTTCCTATTTTTTGCCAGGCGGCACCATCATAATAGTAGAAGCCGGCTACTCCGTCAGTTTGGTAAATGATTAAACCGGCAACGGGAGAAGCAGGACGCTGAGCAAACGTCATACGTGGTGCAAGGATCCCTTTCCCGGTTGCTTTAACATCCAGCATAGCTGATCCATTGGGTGCAGTTCCATCTGTATTGATAGCCATCTGTGCAGTAACTCTGATACCGCTGGCCATCAAAAAAAACACAAGAACCATCCACTTAATATCTATGGATAAAAGGTTCTTTTGTGAGAGAGGTAAAGAATATCTCATGAGGGTTGGGTTTTGGGTAAATGTTAGATTTTGAATGTGTGAAAATAAGTTAGAAATCCGGAGTTAGTGAAAACTTCTGCAGTAAAATGAATAGAATTATGAAATTTAGACAGCATCGGAAGGCTAATATATTGAATATTACATATATAACTAAGTATATGTATATAAAGATTCTAAATAGTATATTTAAACTACAGAATAACAGGGAGTTGAATGCACTTATGTGTAATTAGGATATAATTCAGACTGACAAGGTTAGGTAAAAACAGTGAAATTTGAATGAGACCTGCCGGGAGGATTAACCGTTCGTGAATTGACAGATCGCAAACCTATTCTGTTAGGGTATAATTCTATCTGATGCTTAGAACTTTATTATTTCAGCGATGATTGATTATCGTTTACCATACTTTGCAGCAGTAATTCAAGTTCCCTGATGCGTAAATTTTGCATGCTGATGGCTGATGTAAGGGCTTCAATTCTTTTCACAAGAGCTTCATTAAGATCGAGGATACTCAAGTTAATATCATCTGTATTGTCCGGAGAAATTTCTTTGTTGACAAATTCCGGCTTGTTTATGGTTTGGTTATCTGGTCGCTCATAGTCATTTATTCTTTTAAGCAAAGGATAAGCATCTGCGAGGATCAGATCATATCCATAGATTTTCCCTTGTACCATAAGTGCCGGGGTTTGAGTATTCTGGGTATTAACTTTCAAACCATTGGCGATAAAGCATTCACCATCAAAATATCCGGCCCAGTTTACATTTCCTCCTGTTGCCGAACCATAAACTCCTACAGCAGTTCCATCCAATCCTGAGGTTGAGAGCCCTTGTACTCCATAAACCCATCCACTATAACCAGCACCATTAGCTTCTCCATAAATGCCTTTCCAACCTCCGGATCCTTTGATTCCCACGCCGTAGCCGGGTTTGGGCAATGATATTCCTTCGATAGCCCTGGAGTCGGAAGGTTGACTATGGCGCACCTGGACTGATAATAAAGTGCTAAGGGAGTCAGCTGAAGCTGAGTTACCGTTGTTGCCTTCGATCAGGACTCTTCCTTTAAATTGTCCGGCATAATTGATCGCAGCGCCCCTTGCTTCTGCATAAAGTGCATAGTTATTATTGACACTGGCACCATCGGTGATGAAGATCCCTGAATAGTTGGATGCATTGTCATCATTATTCCATCCGTAGATAGCAGCTCCATTATTTCCTGCATTAGGTTTAATGCCCAGAACACCAACATTCATCACACTGAATGGAACACCCATAAGCACAGGGCCTAATGCTCCCAACATTCCTGATGCAAATATATTGGGTGCAATCTCGACATTTCCCTTTACTGCAGCCTTGCCATTCAAGTAGTTTGTTACTTTCAACCCATTATTTTCAGAAGTGGTCGACCCAATGGAAACCCTGCCGCTACTGAAATATATATCCTGGCCTGTCGGCAGCCAATAATCAGCAAGGGCAGATCCAAAACGTTGCCAAATAAGACCATCAAAAAAGTAGTATCCCGGATTTGATCCATCTGTCTGGTATATCATGAGACCGGTTGCAGGATTTACAGGCCTGTTTGCGAATGTCACCCTTGGTGGCAGAAAGCCCAGGTTGGAGGCTTTAATATCCAGCATTGCAGAAATATGTGGAGTAGTTCCATCGGAATTGATTGCAACCTGGGCATTTACCAGGGTTGTCAGTGTCAGGAATATGACTGTCAGAAGAATCCGTGTAAGGATAATGACCTTGTTATTACCTATTAAGGAAAGAGAAATAGAGTGCATGGCAGTATATGTATTAGTGATGGATGAAGAAAATCCTATACTAGGTTAAAATTACGAAATATATTATGCTTTTTTGTAATTAATATGTTAATAAAGAGGTTGTTACCTTCAATTTAGAATTGTAGAATGCATAATGAATTGATTTTATACGTTCTAAGAAGTTGTTATTTGAAAGAATTCTAAATAGTGCTTTTACAGGATGATGGATAAACTATATATAAAACTAAGTGAAAGGGATGTAATTTATGCTTAGTACCTAAATCAAAAGGGAGTTTCTTTGAAAGTCACTTGATTCATGGCATGGAGAATGGAATATAACTTACATAATAACAATGTGTTATAAGTCATTTTCTCTTTTCATGGCTGACTTAAAAATTGGAATGATTCATTTTGATCCAGTTCTTAAGAGCGCTGAATTCTTTTTCAAAGTTTGGGGTAAGGATATTTTTATTCAAGAGGTTTTCAATATCTCTCAGGTTCCAGAATCGTCCATCAGAAATCTCATCAGGATTATAGCTGATGGAGCCATTATATTGAGTGATAAAAGAGAATACCAACTCAGCTTCCATGCTAGAATCCCAGCGGTATTTCAGGAAAGGAGTGAATGTGAATTCTGAAAGATTAAGTTCTTCCAAAGCTTCCCTTTTCAATGCGGCTTCAATGGTTTCATTCAGTCCAATATGTCCGCCAACTGCAGTATCCCACATACCTGGCTGAATATCCTTATTAGCATTTCTTTTCTGAAGGTAAACCTCTCCTTTTTGATTGATCACATGTAAATGAACAACAGGGTGTAGAATCATGGTTTTTGAATGAGCCTGGGACCTGCTTACTTTACCAATCGTACGGCCATCTTCATCCACCATTGGAAACCATTCTTCAGTTGCTTCTACAGCCTTGTTTTTTTTTCTGCCAGCCATGAATATCCATCCAAAATAAACTGCAAAAAAGATATAAAGCAAAAAACCACTGATGAAAGCCCATGTGGCTTTTGACATGAAAAATGCTGAATATACTATTAAGACGGTATGGATGAGGAACATCCAAAAAAGAGCAAGAAAGGTTTTTTTAAGTTCTTTCTGATGATCAGGATCGATGGAGATATCTTTAAGGAATCTCTTTGAGTACAGAAGGAGGATATTCTTGTTGGAGAAAGTGGATAAGCCTATGATAACCAAGAAAATGCAATTGATTAAAGCAGGTTTGAGTTTAAAGAAAATTTCATCACTTGAAATCAGGGAGACACCACCAAGAATCAGTAATAAAGCTGTGTCAAAAATGATAAACCAATCAAATCTTCTTTCTTTCAGGAGTATAAAAATCAGTTCGCCTAAACCAAAAGCAATGGCAACAATCAAGCCCGTTTTGGTTCCCCACACAGCATCAGCAACAAGAAAGATGAGGATTGGGAACAATCCGGGTAACATCTTTTTAAAGAGATCCCAAGGTTGTTGATTCATAGATAGTATTCAATAAAAAAGGGAGTTCATCAGAACTCCCTTTTAAAATTTCTCAAACTTATTTTGCGTAGGAAATGGCT
It contains:
- a CDS encoding NUDIX domain-containing protein — encoded protein: MNQQPWDLFKKMLPGLFPILIFLVADAVWGTKTGLIVAIAFGLGELIFILLKERRFDWFIIFDTALLLILGGVSLISSDEIFFKLKPALINCIFLVIIGLSTFSNKNILLLYSKRFLKDISIDPDHQKELKKTFLALFWMFLIHTVLIVYSAFFMSKATWAFISGFLLYIFFAVYFGWIFMAGRKKNKAVEATEEWFPMVDEDGRTIGKVSRSQAHSKTMILHPVVHLHVINQKGEVYLQKRNANKDIQPGMWDTAVGGHIGLNETIEAALKREALEELNLSEFTFTPFLKYRWDSSMEAELVFSFITQYNGSISYNPDEISDGRFWNLRDIENLLNKNILTPNFEKEFSALKNWIKMNHSNF